From the genome of candidate division KSB1 bacterium:
GGCTTCTCCTGTTCCCTCAGGAGGCTGAAAATCACAAGGCAGAATGGTCGTTCGGCAAAGGGATGGGCAATTGCATTGCCGGTTGGCCATTCTGCCGGAACGCCAGGGGGCGGGTTGGTGTCTGCGCGGCATGCTTCCACAACGGCCGCCCCGCTGTTGTTGAAACAACGGCTCTGGAGCAAACCCGAAGGGTTTTGATAGAACAGCCCGGAGGTGGCACCCCCCCGCCCCGGCGTTGATGATTGCGGAGGGATATGAATCAGGCTTCCAATTTCGCGTCCAGCGTGATTTGTGCGGTGAGGGCGCGGGAGACGATGCAGTTGGCCCTGGCGTCGTTGGCGAGCTCGTCGAACTTGGCGCGAGACACCCCCGGCACTTTGCCGGTCAGCTCCAGATGAATCGTGGTGATCGTCCAATTGCCCTGCACTTGTTCGAGCGTCAAGTGCGCGCGCGTGCTCAGCTTTTCGGGCGGAAAACCCGCCGCGCTCAACTTCGCGCCCAGTGCCATGGTGAAGCAGCCTGCGTGCGCAGCGGCGATCAATTCTTCAGGATTGGTGCCCGTGCCGGATTCAAACCGGCCACTGAAGTTGTAGGGCGTTTCCTGCAGCGTGCCGCTTTGCGTCGAGAGTGTGCCCTTGCCCTCCTTCAAGGTTCCCTGCCAAACCGCAGAAGCTTGCCGTTTCATGTAACACTCCTTGTGGTTGAACTGTGTGAATTGTCGGTCAGCCTGCCAGAGTGACGACAGATGATTTGTGCTTCCGTCAGAGGCTGCGATTTTTCGCGACAGCACGCGGCGCCGATCGTCTGGCATGATCCGCGCCGGTTGCTGTCCGCGAGCGTCACCGCACGCCGCGCCTAGAGTTTGGGCGCCTGCGCGGGCTTCGCGATGGCCTCAATATTCAGATTGACTTCGACCTCTTTCCCGACAATGAGATTGCCGCCTTCCAGGGTTTTATCCCATTTCACGCCGTAATCAAAGCGATTGATCGTGGTGCGGGCTTCCACCGCCAGGCGTTTGTTGCCCCAGGGATCCTTGATCGTTCCCAGGAGCGTGAAGGGCAGCACGATTTCTTTGGTCACGCCCCGCATGGTCAGATCACCGACCGCCACAAAACCCTCACCCCTCTTCTCGATCTTCCTGCTGGTGAAGGTAATCAGCGAGTCCTGCGCGGCATTGAAGAAATCCTCGCTGCGCAAATGCTTGTCCCGCGCTTCGTTTTCGGTGTCGATGCTCGCCACCTTGATGGTGACGTTGACCGAGGATTGGCTGAGGTCTTTTTCGTCATAAATGATTGTCCCGGAAAAATCCTTGAATTTGCCGGTGACTTTCGCAATCACCATGTGGCGCACGGTGAACAGCACGTTGGAGTGCGAAGCGTCAATTTCGAATTTCTCACCGGCAACGCCGTTGGCCAGCAGCAGGCTGCCCAGCAGCAGCGCGCTCAGGGAAGTGGTGAAACGCATGGGTTCCTCCAAAAGATTAATGATGTGAGAACTGGAAGCAGCGTTGAAGAGGCCGGAAGCTGCAGGAGGACCCCGGACCGGTTCAACGCGGTGTCGCTAGCGATTTACCCAGTTTTTTCAACAGCCGGATAAGAGTGTCTTTTTCGTGCGGCGTCAGGGCGCTGGTCAGGCGCTCGATGGCTGCCGCATGCCGCGGGAAGATTTCGGCAATCAGACGGCCGCCGGCCTCGGTCAAATGGATGCGGAACATGCGGCGGTCGTCACTGGCGGTGACACGCTTGACCAGCCCCTTTTCCTCCAGGCGATCGACCACGCCAGTGACGTTGGCACCGCTCATCAGCAGCTTGCCGGCGATCTCGCACATCTTCAGGGGGCCGAGATGGGCGAGCACCTCCAGCACGGCAAACTGCGGCGGGGTCAGATCGGCGTCTTTGTGCGACAGGGCCTCGGCATGGGCAAAGGAATTGTAGCAGCGTGCCAGCACGACCCATAACTTCAATGCTTGTCGCCGGCAGGCGCTGTAGCCCTCGCGGTTGAGCAGGGCCTTGCGGGTCAAATGTTCCGCCATGGTTTTGCCGCACTCTCTTTAAGTAGAGATACTTCAAATTTGAATTTTCTATAGTTTAAAATAAAATCCATGAGAGTCAAGCCCTTTTTTCGTGGCGACTCCCGATCAGGCAATAAACTCTACGCAGCAGGGTGGTGTTTCCCCCCGATAACCGCGGCGACGCAGAGAGCGCAGAGTCTCAGCCTCACCAAGGTCTCATTGCGTTTTCTCTTCACTTCTGCGGTTTGAGCGGTGATTTTGAGACTGCGCGGCATCCCCAATTGCAGAGACTCATGGCTGCCCGTGGGCTTCGGATTGTAGTCCGTCGGAAATCAGACGTCATTCTGCTGATGCGGATGATGCCATTGGAATCGGTGAGCAAGCCGGGCGCGACACTGCGGAAGGCGGCGATGAGGTTTTGCCAACGATCGCCGGCGCCCGTGGAGGGAAGGAAGCGCAGGAGATCACCAGGCCACTGTCGTATGCAGACCGCGGGCACTGGCAAATACGCACCATTGGCGGCTGCCCACCTGGCTGTGGCTGCGCTGTTCCGCGAGCCCTTGCGCTGCACTGTTCACATTCGCAATCGCGAAAATCGCACCCAGCGTTACGTCCGACAGCCAGTGATCTTCACCATACAAACGGGCTGCGCCGCCCAGTGTGCCCACGCTGTACAGCAGCAGCTTGGCAGGCAGAGGTTGCAGGCGCCGGGCGAGCGTGTGGGAGAAGACCATGGCCACCATCGCATGGCCCGAAAAGAAGGAAGAGTAGGCTTCTGCACCGTGAAAGAAATCAAACTCCTTGTGACCCCGGCCGACATGCGGCCGTGCCCGACCGGAAGCGATTTTAACGGGGTATTGCACCGCGCCGGAGGCCAGCAAGCTCGCGGACAAAGTGACACAGGTTTCGCGCAGCCAGTCACTGTCCAACACCAGCCCGGAAAGATACAACCCGCCGGTGAGCAGGACAGCGGTACGCGGTTCGCCGCATTGCACGCCGAAGCTGGCGAGTTTGTCCCCGGTCCTGCTTTGGTTGCGCTGGAAGAAGCGGTTCACCTCTTCATCGGCGAAGGAAATGGCAAACGTGCCGGCGAGTACGGAACCGAAGATCGCCCAGTCTTTACTCCGCCAGCGCAGGGGATTGCTCAGCACGTGACCGGTGCCGGCCAGCACGTTGCCGGCATCGTGCACAAACTGCCGCGGCCAGTTGCTTGCTGATCGCTCCTGGCCATGAAGGGATGAGGCGCAGAAAACCAGCCAGGCAGACAACAGGCCACGGTGGAACAGGGTGCGCATGAAAATATCCTCAGGAGTGCTGGTGGAATCCCGCGGCTGCGGGGCGGCTTGCGTGGACGTGCAATATAGCCAGAAATGCCGGCCCTTGCAAAAATTATTTGGTGTGTGTCCAACAAGCGCAGCGTTTTGCGACAGCAGAGATTTAACGATGTTGTGAGCATTGCGATAGAAGCCCGGGAATCCGCCACCGTCTGAAGATGCCGGGAACCACGGCGCACCGGTCGGCAACAGTGTCGGTGGGGATCATTTTTAAAATCATCACATCCGGGTTGCTGCAGGCGGCCATGCTCACCTTTCAGCGTCGTCCCTCAGTAACGTGTGGAGTGGCGCAGACATCCCTGCCCGCAGAGAGCCTCCGCAGGGTTGCAAGATAAAGTCACGGTCAAACCGTGGCGGAATGGATGCGCTTTGCAGAGCGCCTGCAGCTTTGCGCCCCTGCGAGTTTGGGCTTTTGGATTTTATCGTCTCGAAAAAATTGGCAGCATTGGACGGGAGGTCTGCGTTACGTTCTCGCATGCAACTGAAGCCTGGCTTGCAAAACCGCGCCTCCGGCGGATTCGCACTGCCGCTGCGAGCTGCAGGAGTGGTGCCGGTTTTCCGCTTGACATTCTTTGCACCCGGCATTAGCTTGTGCGCAACTTTTTTCTGGAGCACAGCATGCGCGTCAAGTTTTGCGGTGCGGCACGAACCGTCACCGGATCGCAACATCTGATCACCCTCAACGGCAAACACCTCCTGCTGGAATGCGGTTTGTATCAGGGCCGGCGCGCAGAAGCGCGGGAGAAAAATCAGACCTTCCTGTTCGAGCCCGGCCAGGTCGACACCCTGGTGCTCTCCCATGCCCACATCGATCACTCCGGCAACATTCCCTCGCTGGTGAAGCACGGCTTTCAGGGCAACGTCATCGCCACGCGCGCCACCGTCAGCCTGTGCCACGTGATGCTGCGGGATTCCGCTTATCTGCAGGAAAAAGACGCCGAGTGGCTGCGCAAGAAGCGCGAGGAGGAGATCGAGCCGCTCTACACCATCCAAGATGCCGAGCTGGCGCTGCAGCACTTTGTGGGGGTCGAGTATGGCCGTCCATTCAATGTCGCGCCTGGTGTGCGGGCAACGTTTTATGATGCCGGCCACATCCTGGGATCGGCGGGCGTTTTGTTTGAGATCGAAGAAAAAGGCCGCCGCCTGCGTCTGGGATTCAGCGGTGACTTGGGCCGCTTCCACATGCCCATTCTGCGCGACCCGGTTCTGCTCGATGATCTCGATGTTTTGATCATGGAAAGCACCTACGGCGACCGCCAGCATCATGAGATCGAAGATGTGGAAGAGGAGCTGGCCGGGATCGTGCGCAGCGTGCACCAGCGCGGCGGCAGGATCATCATTCCCTCCTTCGCCGTGGGCCGCACCCAGATGCTGGTTTACTATCTTCACAAGCTCTGGCAGCACAATCGCATCCCCGAGTTGCCGATTTATGTGGACAGCCCGCTGGCGGTGGATGCCACCGCGGTCTTTCGCATGCATCCCGAATGCTTCGACCGTGAAACCTACCGCCTGTTTCTGCAGGATGGACAGGACCCTTTCGGGTTTCGGCGTCTCACCTATGTGCGCGATGTGGAGGACTCCAAGAAGCTCAACGAGCTCACCACCCCGGCGGTCATCATTTCCGCCTCCGGCATGGCGGAAGCCGGCCGCATCCTGCATCACCTGCGCAATCATATCGGCAGACCGGAAAATCTCGTATTGTTGGTGGGCTTCATGGCCGAACATACCCTGGGCCGCAAACTCGCTGACGGTGCCACCGAAGTCAAAATCTTTGGCGAGCTCTGCGAGCGCCGCTGCGAAGTCCGCAAACTCGAAGGTTTGAGTGCGCATGCGGATCGCGAGCAGTTGCTGGCTTTGGTGCAACGGCAGGATCCCCAAAAGCTGCAGCACATCTTTCTGGTGCACGGCGAGCCGGACCCGGCGGAAGCGCTGGCCGATCGCATTCGCGCCGCAGGCTACCGCGGCGTGCATGTGCCCTGGCCGGGAGAAGAAGTCACGATTTGAGCGCGGCCGGTGGCGGTGGGCAGGTGTGGGTAACACTTGCCCAAAAACACCGGTGCCGGCCACATGTGCCGAATCACGCGCAGGTCACATGCCTCTGTAAAGCGCAATTTTTCCCCGGCCGAGCCGGTCCTTCCAAAAACTTCGCATGCCATGGGTCGCAGGAAATTTTGCCGCCGCAGTCACGTTTTTGTAAACAGACATGTTCGCGAGTGTCCGCGATTTGGGATAGACACGATTTACCGCCCGAGGTGAGCCTCTCGCGTTTTCTGGAGGGGAATCACAGCAACACCTTGAAAACTTCCAGTCAAAAAAAACACACCTGCACTTCGTAGCGTTCCGCACTCGTCTGAAAAGTCGGCGCCCGCCAGCGCCCGGAGCAAGCCCCGGCGTCGGTGCCGGACACGCAGCGCAATTTTTCACAAGATTGGCGGGGATGACGCTCTGCAGGCGGCTTTGACAAAAAAGCAACACTGCACGGCGCTGCTTCCTGCCGGGAAACAGTGGAAGGGGCGCCTTCTTCCCTGCTGGCAAAGCGGAGAGTTCGGGAAGGAAGAAAATTTGAAAAGCGGGGGTGGCGGCAAAAGTCAGTTGGCTTCCGCAGCAATCTGCTTTTCGTAGATCTGCTTGCGCTCAGGATCCAGCCGCAGAAGAATTTGGAAGGGTTGGATGTCCTTGCGGCCCTTGAAGACGTCGATGATTTCGGAATAGTGGGCATCAATGAACTGCCTGGCCGCCTGGTTGTCCTTGTTCTCGCGCAAGACGATTTCGAGGCGCTCCAGCGACTGCTTGATGTACTCGCGCGCCGGGCCGGGCTCTTCCTGCAGGGCCGACATGCCGTAAAAGTAGTAGTCTTTCAGTTCGCGGAATTTCTTGTAGTTTTCTCCAAAGATGGTGAGGAGGGTGTCTTCCCGATAATCCCAGCCGTAGACAAACTGGCTGAATTTGGCTTCCTGCAGAATGGCGCGCGCTTTTTCGAAATATTGGGTTCCCGCCAGCGCGCCATACTTGTCGAGCTCGTTGCCGATCAGCAGATAGACATAGAAATCGATTAGCGCGCGCACCGGCACGTAGCCGGGTGAATCCGTGATGGTCTCATTTTGCTGGAAGGGAAAAATGGCGCGTTTGTCGAAGTACTGCAAATCCGGGCCGGAGATCATCAAGCTGCACTGGTAGCGGTCTTCGGTGCTGGTGGGTCGGTATTCCAGGAAAAACTGCAAACCAATGGTGAAGGGCATCACATAATCTTCCTCGATCCAGTCCTTGGCGTTGATATACTTTTCGACCTTGCCGGCAAAATCAGCCATGCGTGGTTTGAACTCATCGGGCAGCTTGTCCAAAATGGCTGTCACCTTGGCGCGCACAATGCCCTGCTCGGGCGCCGCGACCGCACCCGCGACCGCCAGCAGAAGCACCAGCCCGACGGTGCGAGCTGTGTTGCGAAGCGGAAAGGTCGAGAACATGTTTTTAACCTCCACCGGATAAAACAACACCATTCACGGAACGCGGCCAATATAGCCAGAGGGGCGCATGAAAGTCAAGCATATACTCTGGTGCCTTGTGCTGGTGGGCACCGGCTTTGCCCAGACGCAGGACTATGCGCTCGGCGTCCGGGCGCAGGCGATGGGAGGCAGCGGCGTCGCGCTGGCGCGGGAGGCGGAAGGTCAACTGCAGAATCCGGCGTTGCTTGCAGAACTGCCGGGGTGGAGCACGACGGTGTTTTACTCCCGGCCCTTCGGCTTGCCGGAATTGTCGTTGTCGAGCCTTGCGTTCGCCGGCCGGCTCGGCGGCCTGGGTGTTGGCAGCAGTGCGGTTGCCTTTGGACATGACTTGTTGCGTGAGCAAACATTGCTGTTGGCTGTTGCCCGGCGCTTCCCATTCCCCGGCCGGCCGGCAGCAGGGGGAATTGCGCTCGGCCTGCAATTCGGTGTGCAGCAAAAACGCATAGTCAACTACGGCCAGAGTCAAAGCGTCGTTGTCAATGCCGGTGTGCTGGCGCGCCTCCATGACAAGCTGGTGTGGGGGATGGCGGCCGGCAATCTCATGCGCACCAGGGCGGGCCGCGGTCAGGAACGCTTGCCGCGCCATCTTGCTTGCGGTTTGGCATATGTGGCCGGCCGCGCGCTCACCCTGCAATTCGATCTCTACAAGCAGCCGCCGTTTCCGCTGGAATGGCGCCTGGGATTGGAGCTGGCGCTGCTGCCGCCGCTCTGGTTGCGCCTGGGCGGCAGTGAGAACCCCGACCGTTTCACTTGTGGTTTGGCGCTGACAACACGGTCGGCCATGGTTCAAGTCACCACCTTTTCACACGTCGACCTGGGTTGGACACAGCAGGCGGCGCTTACCTTGAGAAGATGACATCGTTTGCTCAAAAGGCATTCTCCGCCGCACATTTGTCCCTTGCTTTGTCCTTCCTGAATTTTGCCTGCCGGCCGGCTGTGGTCCGGAGGAAATGGCTCGTGTGAAGTGCCCCCCCCTGCCGGAGTTGACCGCACGTTGGCTGCAAAATTTTTATGCACCCCTCTGGATGCTCGGGCGTCGCGATCAAATCGGCGCTTCTCGCGGAGGGAGTCAATCTGGGTGCACAATGCAGGTGGCAGCTTCGGGCTGGCAGCCTGTGCGACGGCGTTTTTTTGATGAAGTGAGAAAAAGTTCCGTCTCCTGTGCCGCACCTTTTTCACCTTTTTCACATTCCGGCCGCGTTGCCCCGGCGCTGAAGTGTGGCGTGGCGAATCATGATGGTGAATCATTCGAACAGGCGAGGCGAACTCCACGTCCCGATCTGCAACGCATTCATTGTGCACGCCGTTTTCTGCCCGCAGAACTGTCGTCTGGCGGATGACACGCGCACACGCTCCAGCAGAACGGAAATAGGCCTTGCATTGCGAGCGGGAATTCTTTATAATAATTTCGCTTTGAATGACATGCACGTTGTGTGTTGACATGTGTGTGACTGCAGCCGGAAACGAGGCGTGCGGAGTTGGGTCTCGCGCAAGAGGTGGAATGGATCGCAAATCACCAGTCGATGTTTTGATCGTTGGCGCAGGGCCGGTGGGGCTCGCGTGCGGTATTGCGGCACAGCGCAGCGGGCTTTCCGCTCTGATTGTTGAAAAGGGCGCGCTCACCAACGCGCTCTGCCATTTCCCGCGAAACATGCGATTCTTTTCCACTCCCGAGCTGCTGGAGATTGGCGACATCCCCTTCATCATTTCCGGTGACAAACCCACGCGGACGGATGCCCTCAACTATTACCGCCGTGTCGCGCAGCATTATGACCTGCGTCTCCATCTCTATGAAAAAGTCCTGCGCATTACCAAGGCCGCGGACACTTTCATTGTCTCCAGCGCGGCCGCAGACTATCAAGCCGGCAGCGTGGTGATCGCCACCGGCTATTACGATCATCCCAATCTGCTCAACGTTCCCGGTGAAGATCTCCCCAAGGTCTCTCATTATTACACCGAGCCGTTTCCTTTTTTTCGGCGGAAGGTTGCGGTGATCGGCGGGAAAAATTCGGCGGTGGAAGCTGCGCTCGACCTCTACCGCCATGGCGCGCAGGTCACGTTGATTCATCGCGGGCCGGAGATTCGGCAAAGTGTCAAGTACTGGATCCTGCCCGATATTCTCAACCGCATTCAAGAGGGCAGCATCGCGGCGCGCTTCAACACGCGCGTGGTGCAGATCACCCACGACGCACTCCTGCTGCAAAACCAGACGGGCGAAACCGAGACTCTGGCGAATGATTTCGTCTTTGCCCTCACCGGTTATCATCCCGATTATGCCTTTTTGCAGGCGTGCGGCATCGAGATCATCGGCGGGGAAAACTGCCCGCGTCATGATCCCGCGACTTTCGAGACCAACGTGCCCGGTCTGTACGTCGCGGGTGTGGTGGCCGCCGGCGGCAACGGCAACAAGATCTTCATCGAGAATGGCCGCGAGCATGCCGGGGTGATCATGCGCCACCTCGCCGGGCGCCTGCGGAATCAAGCCCGGCGCGCGGCCGTCAATGAACTTGCCCGGGTATAAAACGGGCGCGTGACACTCAGCCTGCTGCGTGCAGGATTACGGAAGCGAATTTTCCACTCAGTCTGGGGAGTGCAAGATGATCCGCAAAACCGGTTTGTGCTTGAGCCTGGTTGGGATGGTTGTCCTGCTCGCCGGCGGGACCTGCTCGCCGCCGCCACCGCAACAACGTCCGGGCAATGCTTATGAAGGCTCGGCGCACTGGGCGCGCGATCTGGCGCAACCGTTGATCACCAACTTTGCCGCTGATGCCCAACTCTACAACATCATGGGCATTCAAATCTTCCGGGACGGGCGGCTGCCCGCCAATCAGGGAAGCTGGGGGCTGGTCGCCTGGAGTCCCTCGCAGCAGCAAGAATTCCAGGTCAATGTGCGGCCTGACGGCTCCACCTCGACCAGCACGCGGCCGCAGACCTCGCCGCCGGGCGCCAATGGTCAGCCGTTGCCGGCGGGCTGGGTCAACAGCACGGACATTTTCAATGCCACGGCTCCGCATCGCGATCCGGCCGCCACTTTGGCGACGCTGGCGGCGTTCAACATCGCCACCTATTCGCAGCCGATGTGGGGCATCAACTTCAATGCCGGTGCACAACCGACACATTACGTGAAGTTCGACGGAACCTATATCGGCACCTCGCCTTGAGGTTGAATGTTGCGTTCTCCGGCAAGTCGAACCGCACGCAGGTTTTTCCTGCGGGTGCAGATTGAAATCCAGAGGAGTGAAGTTTGAAAGAATTCGATTTGGTGGTTGTTGGCGGCGGCCCCGGCGGTTATGTCGCGGCGATTCGTGCGGCCCAGCTCGGCATGAAAGTCGCCGTCATCGAAAAGGACAAGCTCGGCGGTTTGTGTTTGAATTGGGGCTGCATTCCGAGCAAGGCGCTGCTGCGCTCGGCGGAAGTTTATCACCTGCTGCAGCATGTCCAGGAGTTTGGCCTGGGCGTGGAGAGGGTCTCGTTCGAGTGGCAGAAGATCATTCAACGCAGCCGCAGAATCTCCGAGCAGATCAACAAGGGTGTGCACTTCCTGTTCCGCAAGAACAAAATCGAACACATTGATGGCGCCGGGCGTTTGCGCAAGGGCAACGTTGTCGAAGTCACCAAAGACGGCAAGGCAGTGGGTGAATACAAAGGCCGGAACCTTGTCATCGCCACCGGCGGCGCACATCGTTCGCTGCCCGGGGTCGCGCTCGATCGCCAGCG
Proteins encoded in this window:
- a CDS encoding phosphatase PAP2 family protein, whose translation is MRTLFHRGLLSAWLVFCASSLHGQERSASNWPRQFVHDAGNVLAGTGHVLSNPLRWRSKDWAIFGSVLAGTFAISFADEEVNRFFQRNQSRTGDKLASFGVQCGEPRTAVLLTGGLYLSGLVLDSDWLRETCVTLSASLLASGAVQYPVKIASGRARPHVGRGHKEFDFFHGAEAYSSFFSGHAMVAMVFSHTLARRLQPLPAKLLLYSVGTLGGAARLYGEDHWLSDVTLGAIFAIANVNSAAQGLAEQRSHSQVGSRQWCVFASARGLHTTVAW
- a CDS encoding YpdA family putative bacillithiol disulfide reductase, whose amino-acid sequence is MDRKSPVDVLIVGAGPVGLACGIAAQRSGLSALIVEKGALTNALCHFPRNMRFFSTPELLEIGDIPFIISGDKPTRTDALNYYRRVAQHYDLRLHLYEKVLRITKAADTFIVSSAAADYQAGSVVIATGYYDHPNLLNVPGEDLPKVSHYYTEPFPFFRRKVAVIGGKNSAVEAALDLYRHGAQVTLIHRGPEIRQSVKYWILPDILNRIQEGSIAARFNTRVVQITHDALLLQNQTGETETLANDFVFALTGYHPDYAFLQACGIEIIGGENCPRHDPATFETNVPGLYVAGVVAAGGNGNKIFIENGREHAGVIMRHLAGRLRNQARRAAVNELARV
- a CDS encoding OsmC family protein, which translates into the protein MKRQASAVWQGTLKEGKGTLSTQSGTLQETPYNFSGRFESGTGTNPEELIAAAHAGCFTMALGAKLSAAGFPPEKLSTRAHLTLEQVQGNWTITTIHLELTGKVPGVSRAKFDELANDARANCIVSRALTAQITLDAKLEA
- a CDS encoding MBL fold metallo-hydrolase produces the protein MRVKFCGAARTVTGSQHLITLNGKHLLLECGLYQGRRAEAREKNQTFLFEPGQVDTLVLSHAHIDHSGNIPSLVKHGFQGNVIATRATVSLCHVMLRDSAYLQEKDAEWLRKKREEEIEPLYTIQDAELALQHFVGVEYGRPFNVAPGVRATFYDAGHILGSAGVLFEIEEKGRRLRLGFSGDLGRFHMPILRDPVLLDDLDVLIMESTYGDRQHHEIEDVEEELAGIVRSVHQRGGRIIIPSFAVGRTQMLVYYLHKLWQHNRIPELPIYVDSPLAVDATAVFRMHPECFDRETYRLFLQDGQDPFGFRRLTYVRDVEDSKKLNELTTPAVIISASGMAEAGRILHHLRNHIGRPENLVLLVGFMAEHTLGRKLADGATEVKIFGELCERRCEVRKLEGLSAHADREQLLALVQRQDPQKLQHIFLVHGEPDPAEALADRIRAAGYRGVHVPWPGEEVTI
- a CDS encoding DUF4835 family protein; this translates as MFSTFPLRNTARTVGLVLLLAVAGAVAAPEQGIVRAKVTAILDKLPDEFKPRMADFAGKVEKYINAKDWIEEDYVMPFTIGLQFFLEYRPTSTEDRYQCSLMISGPDLQYFDKRAIFPFQQNETITDSPGYVPVRALIDFYVYLLIGNELDKYGALAGTQYFEKARAILQEAKFSQFVYGWDYREDTLLTIFGENYKKFRELKDYYFYGMSALQEEPGPAREYIKQSLERLEIVLRENKDNQAARQFIDAHYSEIIDVFKGRKDIQPFQILLRLDPERKQIYEKQIAAEAN
- a CDS encoding MarR family transcriptional regulator; this translates as MAEHLTRKALLNREGYSACRRQALKLWVVLARCYNSFAHAEALSHKDADLTPPQFAVLEVLAHLGPLKMCEIAGKLLMSGANVTGVVDRLEEKGLVKRVTASDDRRMFRIHLTEAGGRLIAEIFPRHAAAIERLTSALTPHEKDTLIRLLKKLGKSLATPR
- a CDS encoding YceI family protein translates to MRFTTSLSALLLGSLLLANGVAGEKFEIDASHSNVLFTVRHMVIAKVTGKFKDFSGTIIYDEKDLSQSSVNVTIKVASIDTENEARDKHLRSEDFFNAAQDSLITFTSRKIEKRGEGFVAVGDLTMRGVTKEIVLPFTLLGTIKDPWGNKRLAVEARTTINRFDYGVKWDKTLEGGNLIVGKEVEVNLNIEAIAKPAQAPKL